Below is a genomic region from Propionispora vibrioides.
CCAGTAAAAAATTCTACAGGCGAGAGTGCTGTGGTCCATCAACGCTCAAGATACAATTCCCTTACAGATCCTTTTCCGCAAGGCTTTGTTGTCATTGCCTGGTGAAAAAACTTCCTGAACTTAATTTGCACTTTTAAAATTGAGCGGACCGCCAGCGAGATCAGAGGGGAAAATTAAATTAAAATTGATATTGACAGTACCGTGAAAAATGTCTAAAATGATGTAGTAAAATTAACATAACGAAAATGAGGCAATGAAGCCTTCGCTATATGCGAGGGCTTTTTCTGTTTTTTTTTAAGTTTAAGGAGGTTGTCGGATGGAGCAGGTAATGGCAATCAGTGCGGGAGACACAACGTTTGTATTAGTTTCGGCGGCATTGGTCATGTTTATGATCCCCGGGGTGGCTTTTTTTTATGGCGGCATGGTGGGACAGAAAAATGTATTGAACACACTGACCCAGGTATTGGTTGTGCTGGCCATTGTATCAATAGAGTGGGTTGTGTTTGGCTACAGTTTATCCTTCGGACCGGATCATGGCGGGTTGATCGGCGATATGAGCATGCTGGGGCTGCAAGGGGTAGGGCCTGCCGGCAATGCCGATTATGCTCCGACTATTCCGCATTTGGTATTTGTTATTTTTCAGATGATGTTTGCCGTGATTACACCGGCGTTGATTTCCGGTTCTGTCGTAGAAAGAATGCGGTTTCCCGCGTTTGTTGCCTTCACATTTATCTGGAGTGCTGTGGTGTATAATCCGCTGGCTCACTGGGTTTGGGGCGTAGGTGGCTGGCTGCGGGAAATGGGGGCGTTGGATTTCGCCGGCGGTACGGTGGTTCATATCAGCTCAGGCATCGCCGGTCTGGTTGCCTGTGTCATGCTGGGCAAGCGCCGTAAGCAGACCCGGCCGCATCATTTGCCTATGGCCGTGCTGGGAGCCGCTATGCTGTGGTTTGGCTGGTTCGGTTTCAATAGCGGCAGCGCATTGGCGGCCAATGCGCTGGCGGCTAACGCATTTTTAGTGACCCATCTTTCGGCGGCAGCCGGGGCGGCAGCCTGGCTTGTCGTGGAATGTCTGCATGAGGGAAAACCCTCGCTGCTTGGCCTGATCAGTGGCGCGGTGGCCGGTTTGGTTGCCATTACGCCGGCGGCCGGTTTTGTCACGGCCATGTCTTCGATTATTATCGGACTGTTGTCCGGCGGTATTTGTTATTTTTCCGTTACGATTATGAAGGGCCGCCTGGGCTATGACGATTCGCTGGACGCTTTTGGCATTCACGGGGTCGGCGGTATCTGGGGTGCGGTGGCTACCGGATTGTTTGCCACAACATCGGTCAACAGTGCCGGGGCCGACGGCTTATTCTACGGTAACGCCGCCCTGCTGGTACCGCAGCTTGTAGGTGTGCTGGCTGCCTGCGCTTTCAGCGGCATAGCAACCTATGTCATCATGAAGCTGTTAGGCGCTGTCATGGCCATCCGTACAGAGGCGGCAGTCGAAAGCACGGGCCTTGATATCAGCGAACACGGGCAGGAAGCGTATGAACTGACGCTGGCTACGGCGTTGCCTCTGCCCAAAGAGAAGTTTTTGGTCTAGGGGTTTTAGATAGAAACAATAGAAATACCTGCTTTTAAGCCTCGCGCTTAAAAGCAGGTATTTCTTATGGCGTTATTATACTGAAGTATGAGCCGAATCAGGCTGGGGTTCTTCCTCGGGTGATCCGGCCGTAGTCCCGGTACTGACCAGTTTTTCCGGGATGGCCAGTGTTAGCAGGCAGGTTAGCAAGGCGCAGGTGGCCAATACGTACATACTGCTTGTGGTGGAGCCGGTTAGGTCCTTTAGATAGCCTACCATATAGGGCCCGGCAAAGCCGCCAAGATTGGCGATTGAATTAATCAGGGCAATGCCGACCGCGGCAGTTTCTTCGGAGAGAAAAGCGCTGGGCAGCGTCCAGAAGGTTCCGGCAAAACCGTAGATGCCAACCGTACTGAGGGCAATCCAGGCCAGCGACCAGGTGATGTCGGTAGTCAGTGTAAGGGCGATTAGTCCGATAAAAGCAAGGGAAATCGGCAAGCCCACATGATAGCGCCGTTCCATCGTTTTATCCGAGTGCCGGGCCACTGCGACCATGGCGAATACGCCGCAAATATAAGGCAGGGTCGAGATCAAGCCGACCTGGGTATTGGATAAGGTTTTTCCGAGAGCCTTAATAATCTGTGGCACCCACATGCTCAGGCCGTACATAGAGCTTACATAGCCGAAGAAAATAATCGCCAGATGCCAGACTCTGATATTTTTTAACACTTCCCATTTTGATACTTTTGTTTTGGCCAGTTTGTGTTCATGTTCCTTTTTTAACTGATCAATGAGCCAGGTTTTTTCTTCGGCAGTTAAAAAAGTGGCTTGTTCCGGCCGGTCAATTAAGTAGAATAAAGTGATAATCCCTAAGACGATCGCCGGGATGCCTTCCAGGATAAACAGCCAGCGCCAGCCCTCCAGATTCATCCAGTGGACATTGTCCATAATCCAGGTGGAAATCGGGCCGGTGATGATATTGTTCAGCGCCATGCCAGTCATAAATATGGCCAGTGTTTTAGCTAGATGTTTGGAAGGGAACCAGTAGGTCATATAAAGAATCATGCCGGGATAGAAGCCGGCTTCGGCAATTCCCAGGAGAACGCGCAAGATTCCCAACTGGGTAGCATTTTGAATAAAGCCGGTTACGACAGTAACTAATCCCCAGGTGATTAGAATACGGGCCATCCAAAGCCGGGAACCAAGTTTGTGCATGAGTACGTTACTGGGGATTTCAAAAAAGAAGTAGGCAATAAAGAAGATACCGGCGATCATTCCAAAGGTAGTGGAAGAGATGCTTAAGGCCTTGTTCATTTCCAGGGCGGCGAAACTAATGTTAACCCGGTCCATCATGGCCACGATATATAATAAGAAGATAAAAGGGACAATCCTCCAGCGCAATTTGCTGATCAACCGTTCTTCATCAAAGGGAAGCGGATTTGTCGGCATACTCATTCTCCTTTTAAAAGATTAAACATCAAACGTTTAACGTATAGTTGTAATTGTAGGGCTCCAAAATATAATTGTCAAGAAAAAACAGAAAATAATCTTTTTTCATATTATTACAAAATTTTAGCTTTTTTGAGGACTGCAGATCTGTTGGAGTCAGCGGAATTCTAAAAATATAGATTGACAGGTCGTTTTTTTCTGTGCTAATCTTGAGTCAAACATCAAACGTCATACGTATAATCAAAGAGCAGAATCATCAAAGCAAAGGAGTGAAGGTTAGCATGGTTAAAACAGACTGCAGTGACTTGCAGACGATAGCCAACAAAATACGCCTGGATGTTATAAAAATGGTGTACGAAGCAAAAGACGGCCATCCGGGACCGGCGTTTTCCGCTGCCGATATCATCACAGCGTTGTATTTTAAAGTAATGCAGATTGATCCGGCAAATCCTCATTGGAGTGAGCGGGACCGGTTTATTCTTTCCAAGGGGCATGCCTGTCCGGCCTTATACGCTGCGTTGGCCAGACGGGGTTATTTTTCCACTGCTGAGTTTGACGGTTTACGGCGCATGGGTCGCATGCTGCAGGGCCATCCGGATATGAATAAGACGCCGGGCATCGATATGACCTCCGGCTCGCTGGGTAACGGCTTATCGCTGGCTACCGGGAT
It encodes:
- a CDS encoding ammonium transporter; translation: MEQVMAISAGDTTFVLVSAALVMFMIPGVAFFYGGMVGQKNVLNTLTQVLVVLAIVSIEWVVFGYSLSFGPDHGGLIGDMSMLGLQGVGPAGNADYAPTIPHLVFVIFQMMFAVITPALISGSVVERMRFPAFVAFTFIWSAVVYNPLAHWVWGVGGWLREMGALDFAGGTVVHISSGIAGLVACVMLGKRRKQTRPHHLPMAVLGAAMLWFGWFGFNSGSALAANALAANAFLVTHLSAAAGAAAWLVVECLHEGKPSLLGLISGAVAGLVAITPAAGFVTAMSSIIIGLLSGGICYFSVTIMKGRLGYDDSLDAFGIHGVGGIWGAVATGLFATTSVNSAGADGLFYGNAALLVPQLVGVLAACAFSGIATYVIMKLLGAVMAIRTEAAVESTGLDISEHGQEAYELTLATALPLPKEKFLV
- a CDS encoding MFS transporter; translated protein: MPTNPLPFDEERLISKLRWRIVPFIFLLYIVAMMDRVNISFAALEMNKALSISSTTFGMIAGIFFIAYFFFEIPSNVLMHKLGSRLWMARILITWGLVTVVTGFIQNATQLGILRVLLGIAEAGFYPGMILYMTYWFPSKHLAKTLAIFMTGMALNNIITGPISTWIMDNVHWMNLEGWRWLFILEGIPAIVLGIITLFYLIDRPEQATFLTAEEKTWLIDQLKKEHEHKLAKTKVSKWEVLKNIRVWHLAIIFFGYVSSMYGLSMWVPQIIKALGKTLSNTQVGLISTLPYICGVFAMVAVARHSDKTMERRYHVGLPISLAFIGLIALTLTTDITWSLAWIALSTVGIYGFAGTFWTLPSAFLSEETAAVGIALINSIANLGGFAGPYMVGYLKDLTGSTTSSMYVLATCALLTCLLTLAIPEKLVSTGTTAGSPEEEPQPDSAHTSV